One region of Tachysurus fulvidraco isolate hzauxx_2018 chromosome 9, HZAU_PFXX_2.0, whole genome shotgun sequence genomic DNA includes:
- the rtn4r gene encoding reticulon-4 receptor, with the protein MKSLLREGGRLFCLVLWLNVVPVLNGCPAKCVCYSEPKPTMACQQQGLFTIPTEIPVRSQRIFLQSNKLTVVRSTSFSSVHNLTVLWMYSNNISHIESGAFYGLERLEELDIGDNSNLRIISPSAFRGLTKLHTLHLHRCGLSELPIGVFHGLYSLQYLFLQDNNLLALHDDTFVELANLTYLFLHNNKIKVVTDHMLRGLIHLDRLLLHQNRIVHVQQQAFNDLGKLTTLFLFFNNLTMLSGETMEPLASLQYLRLNGNQWICDCRAKPLWDWFKRFKGSSSDLECHLPVTLVGKDLKRLKSNDLEGCIETNPHSGKFLSFDDPLGESIPRCCLSDNDKSSIISSKTLPDPSSYNSRQITNNPQKEKENISKTKVLETERLKNETRSKQGVSLNDGPLATLSNNLDQSLDKLNPDLLDMEPSTAPKRKKKCSKKPKSDQSCLKGHGSPLRALGFLFFPLFLLSLTMS; encoded by the coding sequence GAGGTCGACTCTTCTGCCTGGTGCTATGGCTGAATGTTGTTCCAGTGTTGAATGGCTGCCCGGCAAagtgtgtgtgctacagtgaGCCAAAACCGACCATGGCTTGTCAGCAGCAAGGCCTGTTCACCATTCCTACCGAAATCCCTGTCCGTAGCCAGCGGATATTCCTCCAGAGCAACAAACTCACAGTGGTCCGTTCCACCAGCTTTAGCTCTGTGCATAATCTCACCGTCCTCTGGATGTACTCCAACAACATCAGCCACATTGAGTCTGGGGCCTTCTATGGCCTGGAGAGACTTGAAGAGCTGGATATTGGTGATAACAGTAACCTACGGATCATCAGTCCCTCTGCCTTCCGAGGCCTGACGAAGCTGCATACTTTGCACCTGCACAGATGTGGACTGTCTGAACTTCCTATTGGAGTGTTTCATGGACTCTATTCACTTCAGTACCTGTTTTTGCAGGACAACAACCTGTTAGCCCTACATGATGACACTTTTGTGGAACTGGCCAACCTAACCTACCTGTTCCTACACAACAACAAGATCAAGGTGGTGACAGACCACATGCTAAGAGGGTTGATCCACCTTGACCGCTTGCTCCTGCATCAAAACCGCATCGTTCATGTACAGCAGCAGGCTTTCAACGATCTTGGGAAGCTCACTacgctgtttttgtttttcaacaaTCTCACTATGTTGAGTGGCGAAACGATGGAACCCTTGGCATCACTCCAGTATTTACGTCTCAACGGTAACCAGTGGATTTGTGACTGCCGAGCTAAGCCTCTGTGGGATTGGTTCAAACGCTTCAAAGGTTCCAGCTCTGATCTCGAATGCCACCTGCCAGTCACTCTAGTGGGGAAGGACCTGAAACGACTTAAAAGTAATGACCTGGAAGGATGTATCGAGACCAACCCTCACTCTGGAAAGTTCCTGTCCTTTGACGACCCCTTGGGAGAGAGTATTCCAAGATGCTGCCTTTCAGATAATGACAAATCCTCCATCATTTCCAGCAAGACCCTTCCTGACCCCTCGTCTTATAACAGCCGTCAAATCACAAACAACCCccagaaggagaaggagaacatTTCGAAGACAAAGGTCTTAGAAACGGAACGGTTAAAGAACGAAACTCGCAGCAAGCAAGGAGTAAGTCTCAACGATGGGCCATTGGCAACCCTTTCCAACAACCTAGATCAGTCCCTGGACAAACTCAACCCAGACCTGTTGGATATGGAACCTTCAACAGCacctaaaaggaaaaaaaaatgttcaaaaaagCCCAAATCAGATCAGTCATGTCTGAAGGGTCACGGATCCCCTCTTAGAGCATTGggctttctcttttttcccctgttcTTGTTGTCCTTAACCATGTCTTAG